A single region of the Catharus ustulatus isolate bCatUst1 chromosome 35, bCatUst1.pri.v2, whole genome shotgun sequence genome encodes:
- the KCNA7 gene encoding potassium voltage-gated channel subfamily A member 7, translated as MGEPLGCCERVAINVAGRRFETLVRTLRRFPDTLLGDPRRRRRFFDPQRREYFFDRHRGAFGAVLYYYQSGGRLRRPPDVPLDVFLEELRFYQLGEEAEERLREAEGFTVEEPPALPRGGLRRRAWLLCEHPESSPAARVVALLSVLVILVSIVVFCLETLPHLQSPLTHTGRVSNSTPPHRSGLTDPFFLVETICICWFSLELLVRLVASPSKAAFFRSAMNLIDLAAIAPYFIALGTELAQQRGIGQPAMSLAVLRVIRLVRVFRVFKLSRHSTGLQILGQTLKASMRELGLLIFFLLIGVVLFSSAVYFAEAEDAATAFTSIPQAFWWAVVTMTTVGYGDMAPVTVGGKLVGSLCAIAGVLTISLPVPVIVSNFSYFYRRELRGEESGGVVPASPCPHHPEEPEAKGVDGEAGGEKAWGGGRLVTEV; from the exons ATGGGGGAGCCGCTGGGCTGCTGCGAGCGCGTGGCCATCAACGTGGCCGGCCGGCGCTTCGAGACGCTGGTGCGGACGCTGCGGCGATTCCCGGACACGCTGCTGGGCGACCCCCGGCGCCGGCGGCGCTTCTTCGACCCCCAGCGCCGCGAGTATTTCTTCGACCGGCACCGCGGCGCCTTCGGGGCCGTGCTCTACTACTACCAGTCCGGGGGGCGGCTGCGGCGGCCGCCCGACGTGCCGCTGGACGTGTTCCTGGAGGAGCTGCGGTTCTaccagctgggggaggaggCCGAGGAGAGGCTGCGCGAGGCCGAAGGCTTCACGGTGGAGGAGCCGCCGGCGTTGCCGCGCGGGGGTTTGAGGCGCCGGGCGTGGTTGTTGTGCGAGCACCCCGAGAGCTCGCCGGCAGCGCGGGTGGTGGCGCTGCTGTCGGTGTTGGTCATCCTGGTGTCCATCGTGGTGTTCTGCCTGGAGACGCTGCCGCA TCTCCAATCCCCATTAACCCACACTGGGAGGGTCTCCAACTCCA cccctccccaccgcTCGGGCCTGACCGACCCTTTCTTCCTGGTGGAAACCATTTGCATCTGCTGgttctccctggagctgctggtcaGACTGGTGGCCAGCCCCAGCAAGGCGGCGTTCTTCCGCAGCGCCATGAACCTCATCGACCTGGCGGCCATCGCGCCCTACTTCATCGCGCTGGGCACGGAGCTGGCGCAGCAGCGCGGCATCGGCCAGCCCGCCATGTCGCTGGCCGTGCTGCGCGTCATCCGCCTGGTGCGCGTCTTCCGCGTCTTCAAACTGTCGCGCCACTCCACGGGGCTGCAGATCCTGGGCCAGACGCTCAAGGCCAGcatgagggagctgggcctgctcatcttcttcctcctcatcgGCGTGGTGCTCTTCTCCAGCGCCGTGTACTTCGCCGAGGCCGAGGACGCGGCCACGGCGTTCACGTCCATCCCGCAGGCCTTCTGGTGGGCCGTGGTCACCATGACCACGGTGGGTTACGGGGACATGGCGCCGGTGACGGTCGGGGGGAAGCTGGTGGGGTCTCTGTGCGCCATCGCCGGCGTGCTCACCATCTCCCTGCCCGTGCCCGTCATCGTCTCCAACTTCTCCTACTTCTACCGGCGCGAGCTGCGCGGCGAGGAGTCCGGCGGCGTGGTGCCGGCGTCGCCGTGTCCGCACCACCCCGAGGAGCCCGAGGCCAAGGGGGTGGacggggaggcggggggggaGAAggcgtggggaggggggaggttGGTGACCGAGGTGTga
- the SNRNP70 gene encoding U1 small nuclear ribonucleoprotein 70 kDa, which translates to MTQFLPPNLLALFAPRDPIPYLPPLEKLPHEKHHNQPYSGIAPYIREFEDPRDAPPPTRAETREERMERKRREKIERRQQEVESELKLWDPHNDPNAQGDAFKTLFVARVNYDTTESKLRREFEVYGPIKRIYMVYNKRSGKPRGYAFIEYEHERDMHSAYKHADGKKIDGRRVLVDVERGRTVKGWRPRRLGGGLGGTRRGGADVNIRHSGRDDTSRYDERDRERERERDRRERSRERDRRRSRSRERRRRTRSREKDERERKRGGSRDRSKDRDRDRDRKRRSRSRERKRERERDKKDEGSLEGLEPPEEMGGGGEPGTGEGMAGDAAEKRERERERRRGHRERERRRERERDREREHKRERERRDERGTGSGAGPGSGAGPEGGDGGAPGGEPEMFLGGEGMAASDGYLGAENGYLLEPPME; encoded by the exons ATGACGCAGTTCCTGCCCCCCAACCTTTTGGCCCTTTTTGCCCCTCGGGACCCCATCCCTTACCTGCCCCCTCTCGAGAAGTTACCCCATGAGAAGCACCACAACCAGCCCTACAGCGGCATCGCGCCCTACATCCGGGAGTTCGAG gacccccgCGATGCCCCCCCGCCGACGCGCGCCGAGACGCGTGAGGAGCGCATGGAGCGCAAG CGGCGGGAGAAAATCGAGcggaggcagcaggaggtggaGTCCGAGCTCAAGCTCT gGGACCCCCACAACGACCCCAACGCTCAAGGAGATGCCTTCAAAACCCTGTTTGTGGCCAGAGTG AATTACGACACGACGGAGTCGAAGCTGCGCCGAGAGTTTGAGGTTTACGGCCCCATCAAGAGG ATCTACATGGTGTACAACAAGCGCTCGGGGAAGCCGCGCGGTTACGCCTTCATCGAGTACGAGCACGAGCGGGACATGCACT CCGCCTACAAACACGCGGACGGCAAGAAAATCGACGGGCGCCGGGTGCTGGTGGACGTGGAACGGGGCAGGACCGTCAAGGGCTGGAGGCCCCGGCGCctgg ggggaggtttggggggcaCCCGGCGCGGCGGCGCCGACGTCAACATCCGGCACTCGGGCAGGGACGACACCTCCCGCTACGACGAGCG cgACCGCgagcgggagcgggagcgggacCGCCGGGAGCGCTCCCGAGAACGGGACCGGCGCCGTTCGCGCTCCCGGGAGAGGCGGAGACGAACCCGGAGCCGCGAGAAGGACGAGAGGGAACGGAAACGGGGCGGGAGCCGCGACCGCAGCAAGGACCGagaccgggaccgggaccgcAAACGGCGCTCGCGGTCCCGGGAGAGAAAACGCGAGCGGGAACGGGACAAGAAGGACGAGGGGAGCCTGGAAGGGCTGGAACCCCCCGAGGAgatgggaggagggggagagccCGGAACCGGAGAGGGGATGGCGGGGGACGCGGCCGAGaaacgggaacgggaacgggaacggcGGCGCGGGCACCGGGAACGGGAACGGAGACGGGAACGGGAGCGGGACAGGGAACGGGAGCACAAACGGGAACGGGAGCGGCGCGACGAGAGAGGAaccgggagcggagcggggccgggcagcggggccgggcccgaGGGGGGCGATGGGGGAGCCCCCGGGGGAGAGCCCGAGATGTTCctggggggagaggggatggcGGCGAGCGATGGCTACCTGGGGGCGGAGAATGGCTACCTGCTGGAGCCGCCCATGGAGTGA